A single genomic interval of Bradyrhizobium sp. sBnM-33 harbors:
- a CDS encoding IS110 family transposase, with translation MKHYVGLDVSLKETAICVVDENGVVIREGKTFSEPEAIVAWLNESGLPLAKVGIEIGGLARWLYGELRAAGLHAVCIDPRRLRGVTRTMPIKTDRNDARAIAQVMRVGWYTVVHIKGDVSQELRMLLNNRKTLLIKQIDIENEIRGVLRVFGLKLSGRISQVTFEQQTNELTDGHPRLAAMLRPMLVARAALREQYGVLHKMVLEIVRREPTCQRLMTIPGVGALTAITFLTTIDDPDRFQRSRDVGAHLGLTPRKYASGETDRNGAISRCGDVMLRTILYQAALALLTRTQRWSALKAWGVRVAKRRGLRRAVVAVARKLAIVMHRIWADGSEFRWTREEATA, from the coding sequence ATGAAGCACTATGTCGGTCTGGATGTTTCGCTAAAGGAGACGGCTATCTGTGTTGTGGACGAGAATGGCGTCGTCATTCGCGAGGGCAAAACATTTTCGGAACCGGAGGCTATTGTTGCCTGGCTCAACGAAAGCGGATTGCCCCTTGCCAAGGTCGGGATTGAGATTGGTGGTCTCGCTCGTTGGCTGTACGGCGAACTGCGTGCTGCCGGCTTACACGCAGTCTGCATCGATCCCCGAAGACTGCGCGGCGTGACTAGGACAATGCCGATTAAGACCGATCGAAACGACGCTCGCGCTATTGCGCAGGTAATGCGGGTCGGCTGGTACACCGTTGTTCATATCAAGGGTGACGTGAGCCAGGAGCTACGAATGCTTCTCAATAATCGCAAGACGCTTTTGATTAAGCAGATCGATATCGAGAATGAAATTCGGGGCGTCTTACGCGTCTTCGGCTTAAAGCTGTCTGGTCGTATATCTCAAGTAACGTTTGAGCAGCAAACGAATGAACTCACAGATGGCCATCCACGACTCGCGGCGATGCTGCGCCCAATGCTTGTGGCTCGAGCCGCGCTGCGTGAACAGTACGGCGTCCTACACAAGATGGTACTTGAAATAGTACGCCGCGAACCGACATGCCAGCGGCTCATGACGATACCAGGCGTAGGCGCACTGACGGCAATCACTTTTCTAACAACTATTGATGACCCGGATCGCTTTCAACGCTCCCGCGATGTTGGCGCGCATCTTGGCCTTACGCCACGCAAATACGCATCTGGCGAAACCGATCGGAATGGCGCTATTTCGAGGTGCGGCGATGTGATGCTCAGGACCATACTTTATCAGGCAGCGCTTGCACTTCTAACCCGCACCCAGCGTTGGTCTGCATTGAAAGCCTGGGGTGTAAGGGTGGCCAAGCGACGCGGTCTTCGCCGAGCAGTCGTGGCGGTCGCGCGAAAATTAGCGATCGTGATGCATCGGATCTGGGCAGATGGAAGCGAGTTCCGATGGACCCGCGAGGAGGCGACCGCATGA
- a CDS encoding HGGxSTG domain-containing protein, with translation MSDHIRNTGPMLASPRCGAQTRSGGPCRSPAVHGRKRCRMHGGAPGSGAPRANQNARKHGLFTRDAIAERRQIQALLGEARKLLEGMK, from the coding sequence ATGAGCGATCACATCAGAAATACCGGCCCGATGCTGGCGAGCCCGCGTTGCGGCGCCCAAACCCGTTCCGGCGGCCCGTGCCGCTCGCCGGCGGTGCACGGCAGGAAGCGCTGCCGCATGCACGGCGGTGCACCGGGATCCGGCGCGCCAAGGGCAAACCAGAACGCGCGCAAGCACGGCCTGTTCACCAGGGATGCGATCGCCGAGCGAAGGCAGATTCAGGCGTTGTTGGGTGAGGCGCGGAAGCTGCTGGAAGGGATGAAGTGA
- a CDS encoding penicillin-binding protein 1A, which produces MDSILIKIFATALAFSQVTTRPDGVKTEFDAVHDRVEVAQLLGAGCAHMRKAFDIEDINLDDLIATAMDDKEALSSEIKALKGLSLADLHLAYRHFCKAEKVEGSPVDLGQVIAFYNSAVKDLPDAAQLKQLRLPGTSVILDNKSQRVAEIYAPNNRRIWVKLADIPETVRNAFIAAEDKRFFQHAGIDERGLVRAFIGNFTKPGRPQGGSTITQQVAKNLLVGNDITYERKLREMIVASRMERALTKAEILELYLNSIYLGRGAWGIEMAARSYFGKPAKALSAVEGALLAGLAKGPNYFNPDHHPERARERLAYVLGRMQDDAMIEAASAQAILPQLVEYRPTRRDFAFHFVDHIAREAKMVAGLDTLTNSSYAVHSTVNSALQRVVEATLQEGLARYELNTNRYKFEGPEANISDAVRLTAADPRATEPAWLVALKTTRLPLYDVHWQSAVVLENARGKRGPAISVGLTDGSILPLNTWSAAIGRGLKPYDVVYVQVRKANGKQAARADLRIRPNVQGAALVLENETGRILAMAGGFSYPASQLNRVVQSLRQPGSTLKPLTYLAALRKGLQPNTLVMDEPITLAPIRATGYARQRGFWSPKNYDGGASGAITLRRALENSRNLATAQLLATALDDSAERGLDRVCELAMEAQLYKDCMRYYPFVLGAQTVRLIDLAAFYAAIANEGARPQPHAIETIEQDGRTIYRHDPRAVDWIGSADRASFYQLKSMLQGVLERGTARAVKHLSPYVGGKTGTTDNSADAWFVGFTNDVTIAIWVGYDNSDGGRRTLGPGQTGGKVALPMFEPIVQAAWELHAPKTALNGPSREAMRQLATLSIDPYTGDPVPAGSGRAFTEYLKRDPAGRIDDTQFRIVSRAERYAYRGGYDRDDGPFQQWSYDNRLYGGGGPLFPLPPWRLGPREYPTWRGYPDDEERLPRPPLRVDPDYFWRRLN; this is translated from the coding sequence ATGGATTCGATTCTCATCAAGATCTTCGCCACGGCGCTTGCCTTCAGTCAGGTCACTACCCGGCCGGATGGGGTCAAAACGGAGTTCGATGCGGTGCACGACCGCGTCGAGGTGGCGCAGCTTCTGGGTGCCGGCTGCGCTCACATGCGCAAGGCTTTCGACATCGAGGACATCAACCTGGACGATCTGATTGCCACTGCCATGGATGACAAGGAAGCCTTGAGCAGCGAGATCAAGGCGCTCAAAGGACTGAGTCTGGCCGACCTCCACCTGGCCTACAGGCACTTCTGCAAGGCCGAAAAAGTGGAAGGATCTCCGGTCGATCTTGGTCAGGTCATCGCTTTCTACAACAGCGCGGTCAAGGATCTGCCCGACGCGGCGCAGCTGAAGCAGCTCAGGCTTCCTGGCACCAGCGTAATCCTCGATAACAAGAGCCAGCGCGTTGCCGAGATTTACGCGCCGAACAACCGCCGCATCTGGGTCAAACTTGCGGATATCCCAGAAACGGTGCGCAACGCATTCATCGCCGCTGAGGACAAGCGCTTCTTCCAACACGCCGGCATTGATGAGCGCGGACTGGTGCGCGCCTTCATCGGCAACTTCACGAAGCCGGGCCGGCCGCAGGGCGGCTCGACCATTACGCAGCAGGTCGCCAAGAACCTGCTGGTGGGCAACGACATCACTTACGAAAGAAAACTGCGCGAAATGATCGTTGCCTCGCGGATGGAGCGCGCCCTGACCAAGGCGGAAATCCTCGAGCTCTATCTCAACTCGATTTATCTCGGTCGCGGAGCCTGGGGCATCGAAATGGCGGCGCGCAGCTATTTCGGTAAACCAGCCAAGGCGCTCTCCGCAGTCGAGGGCGCGCTGCTCGCCGGGCTCGCCAAGGGACCGAACTACTTCAATCCCGACCACCACCCTGAGCGCGCGCGCGAGCGCCTTGCCTACGTGCTGGGCCGCATGCAGGACGACGCCATGATCGAGGCCGCCTCGGCGCAAGCAATATTGCCGCAGCTCGTCGAGTACCGGCCGACGCGACGGGACTTCGCCTTTCACTTCGTCGATCACATCGCCCGCGAGGCAAAGATGGTCGCGGGCCTCGATACTCTCACCAATTCCTCCTACGCGGTGCACTCGACCGTCAATTCGGCCCTGCAGCGCGTAGTCGAAGCGACGTTGCAGGAGGGCCTCGCGCGTTACGAGCTGAACACCAATCGCTACAAATTTGAGGGACCCGAGGCGAACATTTCCGATGCTGTCCGTCTGACTGCGGCTGACCCGAGGGCCACGGAACCGGCTTGGCTCGTGGCGTTGAAGACGACGCGGCTACCACTCTATGACGTTCACTGGCAATCGGCGGTCGTCCTGGAGAATGCGCGTGGCAAGCGCGGCCCTGCGATCAGTGTCGGTCTGACCGACGGAAGCATCCTGCCGCTGAACACCTGGAGCGCGGCGATCGGGCGCGGTCTCAAGCCGTACGACGTGGTCTATGTGCAGGTGCGCAAAGCCAATGGTAAGCAAGCGGCGCGCGCCGATCTGCGCATTCGACCGAACGTGCAGGGAGCAGCGCTCGTACTCGAGAATGAAACCGGCCGCATTCTCGCGATGGCGGGCGGCTTTTCGTATCCGGCAAGCCAGCTCAACCGCGTCGTCCAGAGCCTGCGGCAACCCGGCTCCACCTTGAAGCCGCTGACTTACCTCGCCGCGCTTCGGAAGGGATTGCAGCCCAACACGCTGGTGATGGACGAACCCATCACGCTGGCACCGATCCGCGCGACGGGCTACGCGCGCCAGCGCGGTTTCTGGTCACCGAAGAACTACGACGGCGGCGCTTCGGGCGCCATTACACTGCGGCGTGCGCTGGAAAACTCCCGGAATCTCGCCACCGCGCAACTGCTCGCGACTGCCCTCGACGACAGCGCCGAGCGAGGCCTCGACCGAGTCTGCGAGCTCGCGATGGAAGCGCAGCTCTACAAGGACTGCATGCGTTACTACCCGTTCGTGCTCGGTGCCCAAACGGTGCGGCTCATCGACCTGGCGGCGTTCTATGCAGCGATCGCCAACGAAGGCGCACGGCCCCAGCCCCATGCGATCGAAACGATCGAACAGGACGGCCGCACGATCTACCGGCACGACCCGCGTGCGGTGGACTGGATCGGCTCCGCCGACCGCGCATCGTTTTACCAGTTGAAATCAATGCTGCAGGGCGTGCTCGAGCGCGGAACCGCGCGCGCGGTGAAGCATCTCTCGCCCTATGTCGGCGGCAAGACTGGTACCACTGATAATTCGGCCGATGCCTGGTTCGTCGGTTTCACAAATGACGTCACCATCGCTATCTGGGTTGGCTACGACAACAGCGACGGCGGGCGCCGCACCCTTGGGCCCGGCCAGACCGGAGGAAAAGTGGCGCTGCCGATGTTCGAGCCGATCGTGCAGGCAGCCTGGGAGCTGCACGCTCCCAAGACGGCGTTGAACGGCCCTTCGCGCGAAGCCATGCGTCAGCTCGCTACTCTGTCGATCGATCCCTATACCGGCGATCCTGTACCGGCCGGCTCGGGGCGCGCTTTCACCGAGTACCTCAAGCGGGATCCGGCGGGCAGAATCGACGATACGCAATTTCGGATCGTCTCGCGTGCAGAACGCTACGCCTATCGTGGCGGCTATGACCGAGATGACGGGCCATTTCAGCAGTGGTCCTACGACAACCGCCTTTACGGCGGTGGCGGGCCGCTCTTTCCGCTCCCGCCCTGGCGTCTTGGTCCGCGCGAATATCCCACCTGGCGCGGATATCCCGATGACGAGGAGCGCCTCCCGCGACCGCCGCTGCGAGTCGATCCCGATTATTTCTGGCGGCGGCTGAATTGA